The genomic interval GGGGCGATGGCGATCATGCGCAGGGATCCGACCGCGAGCCAGCCGCGGCGGGCCAGTCGCTGGTTGATATTGCGGACGGCGGGGTGGGTGAGCCGGGTGGCCACCTGGTCGCGATCCAGGGCGCGCACCAGCAGCAGCGCCATCGCGGCCGCTGCCGTCGTCGCTACCAGGGCTACGACGAGACCGAGCCCCGCGCCGAAGAGCACGCCACAGCTGACGGTGAAGACCGAGCGGGGCAGCGGGGCCACGGTGGCGACGGCGTAGATGGCGCAGAACAGCAGTGGGAACCACGGTCCGAACGAACCCGCCCACTCCTGGATCTCCAGCGGAGTGGGCAGCGGCACCAGCGATGCGGCCACGAAGAGCGCGGCGATCAGCGCGAGCAGGGCGATGATCCGCGGATTGCGTAACAACTGCATCGCGACCGTTCGCGCGGCGCGCTGGGGCTGGGGTACGTGCCCCCCGTCGGCCTGCTCGATCAGCTCGCTCACCGGGGCCAGGTTACCGGTTGGTAGTGGCGGCCATGGTCAATGGCGGTGCGAGCTCCAGCTAGCATCAGAAGTGACGGGACGAATGCTCGTTAACCAAAATGCTCGCTGAGCTGGGCGAATATGGCGGTATCGGGTGCGCACTGCAGGTGCGCTCGTGGTCGAGTGGAAGAGGGATGGCAGCTATGCCTAATGCAGATCCGGTGCCCGCGGGAACGGTAGCCGACGAAGTCGGCGGGGTGGATGAAACACTGCACGCCGCGTGGCGTAAGGGCGTGGCCGGGGTGCTGGCGAAGGCCCGCAGGGTCGAGGTCGCCGATTTGCCGGACGAGCCGGAAAAGCTGCTCGAAGAGACCACCTACGACGGGTTGACGATCGCCCCGCTGTACACCCGCCGGGACGAGTTGCCCGAGCAGCCACTGCCCGGTGCTTTCCCCTTCGTGCGCGGCGGCACCGCCACCCGCGACGTGCACCGTGGCTGGTACGTCAGCGCCTTCGTGGCGGGCGACGGGGCGTCGGCCAACCGAGAGATGCTGGCGGGCTTGGCGAACGGTCTCAGCGCGGTCTGGCTGGGCGCGGGGACGCGCGGCGTGCCGGTCCCGGAGTTGCCGACGGCGCTGTCCGGCTTGCTGTTCGAGCTCGCGCCCTTGACCTTGAGCGCCGGTAGCGAGGTAACAGCCGCCGCGGCAGCGGTTTTCGCGGCCCTCGACGGATACGAGACCGCTGATCGCGCCGCGATCCAGATCGCACTCGGTGCCGCGCCGCTGACCAGCCGCTTCGCCGGAATCGATGACGTAGAGCTCGCCGAGGCGGTGGAACTGGCCGGTAAGTCGATCGCCCGCGCGGAGACCGTGCGGACGATCACCGTGGACGGCACGGTGTTCCACGATGCCGGCGCCGCCGAAGCGCAGGAGCTGGGCGCGGCCGTTGCCGCCGGTCTGGAGTACCTGCGCAAGCTGACCGCTGCCGGATACGACACCGCGACCGCGCTGCGCCAGCTGGAGTTCCGCTTCGCCGCGACCGACGACCAGTTCGCCACCATCGCGAAATTCCGTGCTGCGCGCCAACTCTGGGCCCGAGTCGCCGAAGTGTGCGGACTGCCGGCCTTCGGCGGCGCACCACAGCACGCCGTGACCTCGGCCGCCATGATGAGCCAGCGTGACCCGTGGGTGAACCTGCTGCGCAGCACGCTCGCCGCGTTCGGCGCGGGCGTCGGTGGCGCCGACACCGTGACGGTGCTGCCGTTCGACTCCGCGCTGCCGCCGGGCGAACTCGGTGTCTCGAAGTCGTTCTCGGACCGCATGGCTCGCAACACCCAGCTGCTGCTGCTCGAGGAATCCCACCTCGGTTTCGTGCAGGACCCGGGCGCGGGCTCCTGGTACGTGGAAAGCCTCACCGCCGACCTCGCCGCCAAAGCCTGGGAGTTCATGCAGGAACTGGAAACCGCGGGCGGCTACCTGGCCGCACTGGACTCGGGTCTGCTCGCCGAGCGCATCGCCGCGACCAAGGCCGCGCGGGATGCCGATGTGGCGCACCGGAAGACGGCCGTCACCGGTGTCAACGAGTTCCCGAATCTGGGCGAGAAGCCGCTCTCCGCGGCGGCGCGTGAGCCGGGCCGGGTGGCCCGTTACGGCGCGGCGTTCGAGGAGTTGCGCAACCGCTCCGATGCCTACCTTGCCGAGCACGGTGTTCGACCGAAGGCGCTGCTGGTGCCGCTGGGCAGCGTTGCCGAGCACAACGTGCGGGTTACCTTCATCGCGAACCTGCTCGCCTCCGGCGGTATCGAATCGATCAATCCCGGTCCGCTGACGGTGGACGGAATCGCGGCGGCCGCAAAGGAATCGGGGGCGCCGATCGCGGTACTGTGCGGTGCGGACAAGCGCTACGGCGAAGAAGCGGGCGCGGCGGTGACGCAGTTGCGGGCCGCGGGGGTGGACACGGTGCTGCTGGCGGGTGCGGCGAAAGCCGTTGCCGCACT from Nocardia goodfellowii carries:
- a CDS encoding TVP38/TMEM64 family protein, whose protein sequence is MQLLRNPRIIALLALIAALFVAASLVPLPTPLEIQEWAGSFGPWFPLLFCAIYAVATVAPLPRSVFTVSCGVLFGAGLGLVVALVATTAAAAMALLLVRALDRDQVATRLTHPAVRNINQRLARRGWLAVGSLRMIAIAPFSIVNYCCGLSAIRFWPYLIASVLGSLPGTVGTVILADSLTGGTHPAMYVITAVCFAIGILGLIVDARWQPDPPIDEHD
- a CDS encoding methylmalonyl-CoA mutase family protein, with the protein product MPNADPVPAGTVADEVGGVDETLHAAWRKGVAGVLAKARRVEVADLPDEPEKLLEETTYDGLTIAPLYTRRDELPEQPLPGAFPFVRGGTATRDVHRGWYVSAFVAGDGASANREMLAGLANGLSAVWLGAGTRGVPVPELPTALSGLLFELAPLTLSAGSEVTAAAAAVFAALDGYETADRAAIQIALGAAPLTSRFAGIDDVELAEAVELAGKSIARAETVRTITVDGTVFHDAGAAEAQELGAAVAAGLEYLRKLTAAGYDTATALRQLEFRFAATDDQFATIAKFRAARQLWARVAEVCGLPAFGGAPQHAVTSAAMMSQRDPWVNLLRSTLAAFGAGVGGADTVTVLPFDSALPPGELGVSKSFSDRMARNTQLLLLEESHLGFVQDPGAGSWYVESLTADLAAKAWEFMQELETAGGYLAALDSGLLAERIAATKAARDADVAHRKTAVTGVNEFPNLGEKPLSAAAREPGRVARYGAAFEELRNRSDAYLAEHGVRPKALLVPLGSVAEHNVRVTFIANLLASGGIESINPGPLTVDGIAAAAKESGAPIAVLCGADKRYGEEAGAAVTQLRAAGVDTVLLAGAAKAVAALEESERPDGYLAARIDAVAALSGLLEKVGA